The sequence below is a genomic window from Anopheles cruzii chromosome 3, idAnoCruzAS_RS32_06, whole genome shotgun sequence.
CAATAGCAAACCGAAGGATCCAGAAAAAGGCAAACGGGCCATTGTTCAAACGAAGCGACTTTTCAAGGATTTGGATGCTGCGCTCGCAGACATCGAAGCCGACGAATTGAAATCACAGCTCATGGCGGTGAACGTACACTTTAAAGACAATCATTTGATGGTGCTGAAAGCGCTGACCAGTTCTCTGAACGAAAAGTTGCGCGTCAAGGAGTGTGACCCCGTGTACGGGGGAACATCGAAAACCTATCCGTACGACGCCCTACCGACGGATGTGCGGAAGGTAATCGACGATTGCATTGAGCGGGCGGGCGAGGAGAATGTGAAATATTTCTACGACCTTACCTTATCCAATCTGGCCAGCGATATGAACGCCTCTTTGCCATACCATGGCCACAAGCTGATACTCCAGGCGATTGCTATTCACCATCCGCCTGCCTGCGTCAACAATCTAGCGCGCAACGCCATTCTCCGCAATTCGTATCAAAATCGCAGCCACATTGGCCTTAGCTTGCTGTGGGCTCTCGGCCAGGGAGGATACAAGGATCTGAACGTCGGTTTGAAGGTGTGGCAAGACATAATGGTGCCGGTACTTGACTTGAAAAGCTACAGTGAATTCGTGTGCTCGTATGCCAACGGCATAGTATCGGGAAACACCTCGCAAAGGTAAGTGAACGTTGGCAGCAACAGCCGACCTTTCTTAATTCGGATAAAACTCGGAGATTAACCGATGTGTCCCGATATCTACCCAAAGAAAACATCTATAAACCAATGCCCTTTTCCGAAACGAAATCCGTTTTTATTACCACGCACATTAGTGGAAGGTTAAGTTACGGCCGCTGCGGTCTTCGTTTCGAACGTAGCGGTGGCCATTTGTGTGATTATGATGTGAAAGGATTATATCCTCGAATGGCTTTTTTGAGATTCTTAGTCTTTTCCCCCCGTAACGGCTATTGCCTGAACGATGTCGCAACGCAACGTGGCCACAAAAGAGCAACCTGTTGTTGCGAAACGTATCGTATTTCACCGGCAACACAAAGCCACTTTGGGCATTTTTATTGAATGCCATTCCGACCCCGGGGAAACCCGGCACGACATCTATAAAATTCCATCAACATCTACCAACTATCTTGTGCGACCGACCCGTCTGCCCGAGACGGACCATCTCATTAATCGTTACAAACGACCTTTTTCGGTCGCTGTCTTGCGCTTATTTATAGACTCGACCTAGGAAGTAGCGAGTTCCTTACCATACTGAGCTCGATGACGCAGCCGAAGAAAAGTGATGATCTGGAAAGTGCAGCCCGCCAGCTGGTAGAGCAGTACGTGATCGGATCACCGAAGCCATCGGCCACCTTCACGGTGCTATTCAACAATGTCTCTTTCATCACGCGCCCGACCATGATACACTACGGGATGGCGCTGTGCCTGTTGGAGGACCCCGAGTGTGCGACGGTGTGGATGAAACTGTACCGGAACCACCTGCAGACATCGCTAGGGATATTGAACTTTTTGCGTAAGTTTCCCGGGGGTGGATTTACGGGCAAGGGTTTCGTTTCTCAACGACCTGTTCCGTCGCACCTTCACAGTTGGCTCAACGTACCGAAGTCGTCAGGTTCTCGAGCAACAGGATGGGGCCACGCAGTTGGCGGTTTACACGTGTCGCCCAGATGTGTTCGAAGAGCTCTTCTGCGAGGAACATTTTTTACAGTTTCTGACAAATGTGGACACCACCAGCAAGGAGTTGAATGTGACGAAAAAGGAAGTGGAAGTGCTGAAATCGATCACAGCGGTAGTGAAGGTAGGAAGATTCATATTttaacaaagcaaaaaattgATTTGGCAAGAACAGCCGTTTAACAGACGGTTCGCTTGCACACCTCAACCGTGGGCTTTAAACGGTGCACGCCACTGGTCTGACGTTTGCCAAGCGAAGGGGAAGTTTGCCAACGCGAAACACGCTCTGACAACACGGCGGTTCGCGACACTGCTTTGGCATCATTCGTCGGTCGTTAAGTGTCATTGATTTTGTGCTTGTGCATCGTGAAGCCACGCATTTCGTCATTGCCAGTTTtttccttcacacacacaaaccttCCTCGGTCGGCAAGGAAAATAGGTTCCGCTTGTTTCGTGTGCCACGGTTGGTTTCGGAGCAGCGTTTAGGATAAGCGGCAAAagtgttttcccttttcaaAGTAGGCGTCGTCGTTGGGTCGGCAAAGGGTAAAACAACAGCCCAACATAACGCTGCGACGGCGTTGTTCCCCGCGGTGTAAGGGTGCGGCGGTTAGGGGCCCGCGCCGCGCTGTATCCcgtgtgtgaatgtgtgtgcgcgcgtgcgtgtgcgtttgtgtCGTTTCCAGAATTTCAACAAAAGTTCCCAAAATTTCGTCTCATTTTGAGAAATTTTCTCGCTGTCCACTGTGTGGCTCCTTCGGTTAATCGGTTTCCTCCAGAAAGGGGacgttttctttctgttttactTCGCAGCAAGCCGTGCTCACGAGACGAAGTTGAATAGGGAAGCGGAGCGGACACCGATCGGCAATGAAAGACCTCTGTTTGTTCAATTGAAAGGCGTGAAGTTTTCGGCAGAAGTTTAACCACGGGAAGACCCGTCTCGGCACTCGTCCGCACGTTGAATGTGATTAAATTTTCGTCCCGTGAACCTAATGGCGTGCGCCGCGGAGTGACGTGAgaggaaaaatcgataacGATCCCACCGATTCTAGCGCGCTCGTTCTGTGCCGACACGTCGTGCCTTCGTTTGGCCCAAAAATTGGTGGCctcagctggtgcgagttttcgTAGCAACATAGTAGAGAACGGCAAAGCGGTCCGCAGTGTCGTGGCAAACCCATAAAAGGGAAACTTTCGGCTGGTCGCCCGTCGGAGTCTCTAACGTTTAACTGAGAAAGCGAGAAAGTAGCAAGCTTTCTACTAACAAAGCGCCGTGCCCATCGCAGGCTCACGAGTGGGGCTCTGTGCAGAAGCCAATCGGCCTTAGATCGCTGTGTTAACGATGTGAGAATCAGCGGCCAGTCGATCGGCGAATGCATTTAGCATCAACTGGCCCATACTTTCTTCGCGCAAGAGTTGTTAGACACGATGCGAAACGAATTTTCTCGCACCACGAATCGGTTGCGATGGCGCATGGTACGGCAGTGGTGCGAACGGAAGTGGCAATGGTGGCGGAAAGAATGTTGTAATCTATGTAAATACAACACGCTATTCACCGCGCAGGTGCCCATCGATGAATCGTATGGCCGCCCTTCGCCCGCTGCCAACCGAACAGAACTGGCGGAACCGCCGCCCACGTTTGCGTACATTCTTGTTATCACTTTCTTTATCGCACGCATGCCGGTGGCGCGTAAAGCAACGCGGTTTTTGACCCGGTCGGTGCCGTGACACTTTTTCGCCGGTTCGTTACGGGGGTTTGGCCGGTTCTAAATAATCTGCCACAATGGGCACACAGTGTTCAACATTGCTGAAACTGTTCAGTCTACCTCTCCGTGGAACACAAAGCCTAGAAAGCCCAGATGTTTGTCA
It includes:
- the LOC128274858 gene encoding transmembrane protein 214-A — translated: MSSEWAVVGKQKKPREQKGDKKSQNASARAPKIEDSAAEMDTFRLLYADLKDEITARLIALKDSKEKAEASTASGPPSNGPNHSSTPTPVPGQQQAARTNSKPKDPEKGKRAIVQTKRLFKDLDAALADIEADELKSQLMAVNVHFKDNHLMVLKALTSSLNEKLRVKECDPVYGGTSKTYPYDALPTDVRKVIDDCIERAGEENVKYFYDLTLSNLASDMNASLPYHGHKLILQAIAIHHPPACVNNLARNAILRNSYQNRSHIGLSLLWALGQGGYKDLNVGLKVWQDIMVPVLDLKSYSEFVCSYANGIVSGNTSQRLDLGSSEFLTILSSMTQPKKSDDLESAARQLVEQYVIGSPKPSATFTVLFNNVSFITRPTMIHYGMALCLLEDPECATVWMKLYRNHLQTSLGILNFLLGSTYRSRQVLEQQDGATQLAVYTCRPDVFEELFCEEHFLQFLTNVDTTSKELNVTKKEVEVLKSITAVVKELQQQGGKSKKKQSSNKGHSKASSSVLSCLCKFLFATFLLFGLTGALIGYDTYRSGGKFEASLTGQTLKQAGVLPAVQDGWTCTLKYSARGYKWAEANVPVYYQATSKALGPYVEFSIEFSKVLWNGAKKGVANAKLLVQQKLPVVADFVEQYAPGLPKKIGDAACSSWDALCTFTANAYNHTVEFFKTKVFVGQLSAENLGKCFNSTQQAAVLYYRWFNDQVDFYAKIK